The following are from one region of the Flavobacteriaceae bacterium UJ101 genome:
- a CDS encoding 50S ribosomal protein L27 (Belongs to the ribosomal protein L27P family.) yields MAHKKGVGSSKNGRESESKRLGVKKFGGEAVIAGNIIVRQRGTQHHPGNNVGMGKDHTLFALIDGKVIFTKKRNNRSYVSVQPLEN; encoded by the coding sequence ATGGCTCATAAGAAAGGAGTAGGTAGTTCGAAAAACGGACGTGAATCAGAATCGAAAAGACTTGGTGTAAAGAAATTTGGTGGAGAAGCTGTAATCGCTGGTAACATCATTGTTCGCCAAAGAGGAACTCAACATCATCCTGGAAATAATGTAGGAATGGGTAAAGACCACACATTATTTGCTTTAATTGATGGAAAAGTAATTTTTACTAAAAAAAGAAATAACAGATCATATGTTTCTGTTCAACCTTTAGAAAATTAA
- the pta gene encoding phosphate acetyltransferase (Catalyzes the conversion of butyryl-CoA through butyryl phosphate to butyrate. Belongs to the phosphate acetyltransferase and butyryltransferase family.; KEGG: fma:FMG_1615 phosphate acetyltransferase) — protein sequence MSYKHIQELFDSIDFEKSSKNIKLVLCAAADLHSLEAVFRARDAKLVTPILVGEKEVIEQICSKHNFSLEGVEIYDVIEQSEMVKTSVKLVHDGKAHLLMKGKLSSSKILSGVLNKEWGISKNKMISHLSLFDLPEYHKLLALTDVAMNIAPDLQDKIKIINNSVEFLEKLDIINPKIAAIAAIEGVNEKMQATLDAALLSIMNRRGQIKKCIIDGPLAFDNAINTESKEQKGIQSDVAGDADLLLVPDIEAGNVLYKAFVFFAKAKVAAVVLGAQAPIVLTSRADSQETKFNSIALAVVALQNS from the coding sequence ATGAGTTATAAACATATACAAGAACTTTTTGATTCAATCGATTTTGAAAAAAGTTCAAAAAATATCAAATTAGTTTTATGTGCAGCTGCCGATTTACACTCTTTAGAAGCTGTTTTTCGTGCTCGTGATGCTAAATTAGTCACTCCGATTTTAGTGGGTGAAAAGGAAGTGATTGAACAAATTTGTTCAAAACATAATTTTTCATTGGAAGGTGTAGAAATTTATGATGTAATTGAACAATCTGAAATGGTTAAAACATCAGTGAAATTAGTACATGATGGGAAAGCACATCTTTTAATGAAAGGAAAATTGTCAAGTTCAAAAATTTTATCAGGAGTATTAAACAAAGAATGGGGAATCAGTAAAAATAAAATGATTTCGCACCTTTCATTGTTTGATTTACCTGAATATCATAAATTATTAGCTTTGACTGATGTAGCTATGAATATAGCACCTGATCTTCAAGATAAAATTAAGATTATTAATAATTCAGTAGAATTTCTTGAAAAATTGGATATTATTAATCCAAAAATTGCAGCAATTGCGGCGATTGAAGGTGTAAATGAGAAAATGCAAGCGACATTAGATGCTGCATTACTTTCCATTATGAATCGTCGAGGACAAATTAAAAAATGTATAATTGACGGGCCTTTAGCGTTTGATAATGCTATTAATACAGAGAGTAAAGAACAAAAGGGAATTCAAAGTGATGTAGCTGGTGATGCTGATTTATTATTGGTCCCTGATATTGAGGCAGGAAATGTATTGTATAAGGCTTTTGTGTTTTTTGCTAAAGCAAAGGTTGCAGCAGTTGTCTTAGGAGCTCAAGCACCGATTGTATTGACTTCAAGGGCAGATAGTCAGGAAACAAAATTTAACAGTATTGCATTGGCTGTTGTGGCATTGCAAAATTCATAA
- a CDS encoding cytosolic Fe-S cluster assembly factor nubp2 (Component of the cytosolic iron-sulfur (Fe/S) protein assembly (CIA) machinery. Required for maturation of extramitochondrial Fe-S proteins. The nubp1-nubp2 heterotetramer forms a Fe-S scaffold complex, mediating the de novo assembly of an Fe-S cluster and its transfer to target apoproteins; Belongs to the Mrp/NBP35 ATP-binding proteins family. NUBP2/CFD1 subfamily.), whose product MKITKDQVLNAIKLAGIEVEIRNVNIFGDEVEVDVVVSSPTMHVKKKIEVNILKAVHDFVYEKAKVKTNFHVNAPEKQEIKGTGIPGVNNIIAVASGKGGVGKSTVSSNLAVALAQKGFRVGLLDADIYGPSAPTMFDLTEAKPLGTTVDGVQKIQPVENYGVKVLSLGFFAQANQAVVWRGAMASKAIHQLIRDAHWGDLDFLVLDLPPGTGDIHLSLVQEVPITGAVIVSTPQTVALADARKGVAMFQLEAINVPVLGMIENMAYFTPDELPNNKYYLFGKDGARNLAEDLKVPFLGEIPIVQSIREAGDIGRPAALQDNTLVADKFDQISKNIVEELVKRNKDLPPTEAVRITTMAGCSSK is encoded by the coding sequence ATGAAAATCACAAAAGATCAAGTGTTGAATGCTATTAAATTAGCAGGAATTGAAGTAGAAATTCGTAATGTAAATATATTTGGAGATGAAGTTGAAGTAGATGTTGTTGTATCATCTCCAACCATGCACGTTAAGAAAAAAATAGAAGTAAATATTTTAAAGGCAGTACATGATTTTGTATATGAAAAAGCAAAAGTAAAAACCAATTTTCATGTAAATGCTCCCGAAAAACAAGAAATTAAAGGAACAGGAATTCCGGGCGTTAATAATATTATTGCTGTAGCTTCGGGAAAAGGTGGAGTAGGGAAATCGACCGTTTCTTCGAATTTAGCAGTAGCTTTAGCACAAAAAGGTTTTCGTGTAGGGCTTTTAGATGCCGATATTTATGGGCCTTCTGCTCCTACTATGTTCGATTTAACAGAAGCTAAGCCATTAGGAACGACAGTAGATGGGGTTCAAAAAATTCAACCCGTAGAAAATTATGGTGTTAAAGTATTGTCATTAGGATTCTTTGCACAGGCAAATCAAGCCGTAGTATGGCGAGGAGCCATGGCTTCGAAAGCTATCCATCAGTTAATTCGTGATGCGCATTGGGGGGATTTAGATTTCTTAGTTTTAGATTTACCTCCAGGAACAGGAGATATTCATCTGTCTTTAGTTCAGGAAGTTCCAATTACAGGTGCTGTTATTGTTTCAACCCCGCAAACTGTAGCTTTAGCAGATGCTCGAAAAGGAGTTGCAATGTTTCAATTAGAAGCGATTAACGTTCCTGTTTTAGGTATGATAGAGAATATGGCTTATTTCACACCAGATGAATTACCAAACAATAAATATTATTTGTTTGGAAAAGATGGGGCTCGCAATTTAGCTGAAGATTTAAAAGTACCGTTTTTAGGAGAAATTCCTATCGTACAAAGCATCCGTGAAGCTGGAGATATTGGTCGCCCTGCAGCACTTCAGGATAATACTTTAGTGGCAGATAAGTTCGATCAAATTTCAAAAAATATTGTAGAAGAGTTAGTAAAACGTAATAAGGATTTGCCTCCAACAGAAGCAGTTCGAATTACCACAATGGCTGGGTGTAGCTCAAAATAA
- the buk gene encoding butyrate kinase (Belongs to the acetokinase family.; KEGG: das:Daes_0044 butyrate kinase), with the protein MNIFIINPGSTSTKIALYNDNKEVWEYNFKHSVEELSVFKTIPSQLSFRKDIILDYLEQKQVSLQEIEVVMARGGLLKPIESGVYEINAQMVYDLETAVLQHASNLAAMIAFELKKENPSIKTYIADPVVVDELDELARYSGHPLFPRKSIFHALNHKAVARNYAEKKGKTYEELNLIIAHLGGGITIGAHKNGRVIDTNQGLDGEGCFSPERSGTLPVGDVIRAAFSGKYTEKELLKMVVGKGGMTAYTGTNDALEIENGALAGKEEFQKVYKALAWQLGKEIGAYATVLEGKVDVIILTGGLAYSKYLIDFLKPKISFIAPIEIYAGENEMEALAQNAVWLKQGKVELKKYV; encoded by the coding sequence ATGAATATTTTTATCATAAATCCGGGTTCAACTTCTACTAAAATTGCATTATATAATGATAATAAAGAAGTTTGGGAATATAATTTTAAACATTCTGTTGAAGAATTATCGGTTTTCAAAACAATTCCTTCCCAACTTAGTTTTAGAAAGGATATTATTTTAGATTATTTAGAACAGAAACAGGTTTCTTTGCAGGAGATAGAGGTAGTTATGGCCCGAGGAGGTCTATTAAAACCTATTGAATCAGGAGTTTATGAAATTAATGCTCAAATGGTTTATGATTTGGAAACAGCGGTTTTACAACATGCTAGTAATTTAGCTGCCATGATTGCGTTTGAGTTAAAAAAGGAGAATCCATCGATTAAAACATATATAGCAGATCCGGTTGTTGTAGATGAATTGGATGAATTGGCTCGTTATTCAGGACATCCATTGTTTCCTAGAAAATCTATTTTCCATGCTTTGAATCATAAGGCTGTGGCACGAAATTATGCTGAAAAGAAAGGGAAAACATATGAAGAACTCAATTTGATTATAGCACATTTAGGAGGAGGAATTACGATTGGAGCTCATAAAAATGGAAGAGTCATTGATACTAATCAAGGATTAGATGGAGAAGGTTGTTTTTCTCCTGAGCGAAGTGGAACTCTACCTGTGGGAGATGTGATTCGAGCTGCTTTTTCAGGAAAGTACACTGAAAAAGAATTACTTAAAATGGTAGTTGGAAAAGGTGGGATGACAGCATATACAGGCACGAATGATGCTTTAGAAATAGAAAATGGGGCGTTAGCAGGGAAGGAAGAGTTTCAAAAAGTTTATAAAGCTTTAGCTTGGCAATTAGGAAAAGAAATAGGAGCGTATGCTACGGTTTTAGAAGGAAAAGTAGATGTTATTATTTTAACAGGAGGATTGGCTTATAGTAAATATCTAATTGATTTTTTAAAACCTAAAATTTCATTTATCGCACCAATTGAAATATATGCTGGGGAAAATGAAATGGAGGCCTTAGCACAAAATGCAGTTTGGTTAAAACAAGGAAAAGTTGAATTGAAAAAATATGTTTAA
- the WARS|trpS gene encoding tryptophan--tRNA ligase (Belongs to the class-I aminoacyl-tRNA synthetase family.; KEGG: ttu:TERTU_1203 tryptophanyl-tRNA synthetase): MSRILTGIQPTGVPHLGNLLGAILPAIRLSNESSDESFLFMADMHSITQIKNGSNLKQNTYEVAAAWLACGLDTSKTIFYRQSDIPQVTELAWYLNCFYPYQRLTLAHSFKDKADRLSDINTGLFTYPMLMAADILLYDAEIIPVGKDQLQHLEMTRDVASRFNHQMGETFVLPQDKLQENTMYVPGVDGNKMSSSRGNIINIFLPEKKLRKQIMGIQTDSTPLEEPKNPDTDNVFAIYKLLATPQQLEVMRQNYLGGNYGYGHAKQALFELILEQFGEIRERYNYYLENINEVEEELQKGAGKARTIAHETLNRVREKVGFHNL, encoded by the coding sequence ATGTCAAGAATCTTAACAGGAATACAACCCACTGGCGTACCTCACTTAGGAAATTTATTAGGCGCTATTTTACCCGCTATCAGATTATCCAATGAATCAAGTGATGAATCATTTTTATTTATGGCCGATATGCATTCTATCACCCAAATTAAAAATGGTTCTAATTTAAAACAAAATACTTATGAAGTAGCTGCTGCATGGTTAGCATGCGGTCTTGATACTTCTAAAACTATCTTTTATCGTCAATCAGATATTCCTCAAGTAACAGAACTAGCTTGGTATTTAAATTGTTTTTACCCTTACCAACGATTGACTTTAGCACATTCTTTTAAAGATAAAGCAGATCGCTTAAGTGATATTAATACAGGTCTTTTTACATATCCTATGTTAATGGCTGCCGATATTCTCTTATATGATGCAGAAATTATACCTGTAGGTAAAGATCAATTACAGCATTTAGAAATGACTCGTGATGTTGCTTCTCGCTTTAACCATCAAATGGGAGAAACGTTTGTTTTACCACAGGATAAGTTACAAGAAAATACTATGTATGTTCCTGGAGTAGATGGTAATAAAATGTCTTCTTCCAGAGGAAATATTATCAATATATTTTTACCAGAAAAAAAATTGCGTAAACAAATTATGGGTATTCAAACGGATTCAACACCCTTAGAAGAACCTAAAAACCCCGATACAGATAATGTTTTTGCGATTTATAAATTACTTGCTACTCCTCAACAACTTGAAGTTATGCGTCAAAATTATTTAGGAGGAAATTATGGTTATGGACATGCTAAACAAGCGTTATTTGAATTAATTTTAGAACAATTTGGCGAAATAAGAGAACGTTATAATTATTATCTCGAAAATATCAATGAAGTAGAAGAAGAGCTACAAAAAGGAGCTGGGAAAGCGCGTACTATAGCACATGAGACATTAAATCGGGTAAGAGAAAAAGTTGGGTTTCATAATTTATAA
- a CDS encoding 50S ribosomal protein L21 (This protein binds to 23S rRNA in the presence of protein L20; Belongs to the ribosomal protein L21P family.) codes for MYAIVEIAGLQYKVEQDQKLYVHRLEGNEGDVVTFDKVLLTDNGTVTVGAPVIEGTAVTAKILKHLKGDKVIVFKKKRRKGYQKSNGHRQFLTQIEITGVGAGSTKKATKKAAPKKEEKVKEEAPKATKKAAPKKSSKGDDLTKVEGIGPKVAELFAENGIKSFSDLASKSAEELKAILTPKGGRYASMEPGTWPKQAELAAEGKWDELKKWQDELDGGK; via the coding sequence ATGTACGCAATTGTAGAGATAGCAGGGCTTCAATATAAAGTTGAGCAAGACCAAAAATTGTACGTGCACCGTTTAGAAGGTAACGAAGGAGATGTTGTTACTTTCGATAAAGTTTTATTAACTGACAACGGTACTGTAACAGTTGGCGCCCCAGTTATAGAAGGAACAGCTGTAACAGCTAAAATCCTTAAGCACTTAAAAGGTGATAAAGTAATCGTTTTCAAAAAGAAAAGAAGAAAAGGTTACCAAAAGAGTAACGGACACAGACAGTTTTTAACTCAAATTGAAATCACTGGTGTAGGTGCAGGGTCTACAAAGAAAGCTACTAAAAAAGCAGCTCCAAAGAAAGAAGAAAAGGTAAAAGAGGAAGCTCCAAAAGCAACCAAAAAAGCAGCACCTAAAAAATCTTCTAAAGGAGATGATTTAACTAAAGTAGAAGGAATTGGACCAAAAGTGGCTGAATTATTTGCTGAAAATGGTATTAAATCTTTCTCAGATTTAGCTTCTAAATCTGCTGAAGAATTAAAAGCAATTTTAACTCCGAAAGGTGGACGTTATGCGTCAATGGAACCTGGAACATGGCCTAAGCAAGCTGAATTGGCTGCAGAAGGAAAATGGGACGAGTTAAAAAAATGGCAAGATGAATTAGACGGTGGAAAATAA
- a CDS encoding putative aquaporin-7-like protein (Belongs to the MIP/aquaporin (TC 1.A.8) family.), translating into MKKYIAEFIGTFALVFCGTGSIIVNSLSNDSLGLLGISLTFGIIIIAIIYIFGTISGAHINPAVTIALSIGEMLPKNELLGYITAQILGAFVASGVLLFLFPATETLGETLPTGGIIPSFALEFILTFFLMLTILGITSKREHSNLAGIVIGLLVAGIILFAGPISGGSFNPARSLAPAVLSGNITTIWIYILAPISGAIFAMLTWKTLTK; encoded by the coding sequence ATGAAAAAATATATAGCTGAATTTATTGGAACTTTTGCTTTAGTATTCTGCGGAACAGGATCTATAATTGTAAACTCATTAAGTAATGATAGTTTAGGGTTACTAGGTATTAGTTTAACTTTTGGAATCATCATTATAGCCATAATATATATTTTTGGAACTATTTCTGGAGCACATATAAATCCTGCTGTAACCATCGCCTTATCAATAGGTGAAATGTTACCAAAAAATGAGCTATTAGGTTATATTACGGCCCAAATCTTAGGTGCTTTTGTAGCAAGTGGCGTCTTACTTTTTCTATTTCCAGCAACGGAAACCTTGGGGGAAACTTTACCAACAGGAGGCATAATACCATCCTTTGCTTTAGAATTTATTTTAACCTTCTTCCTTATGCTAACTATTTTAGGTATAACATCTAAAAGAGAACATTCAAATCTAGCCGGCATTGTTATTGGATTATTAGTTGCAGGGATTATTCTATTTGCTGGTCCTATTTCCGGAGGATCTTTTAACCCTGCAAGAAGTTTAGCTCCTGCAGTTTTATCAGGAAATATAACAACCATCTGGATTTACATTCTTGCACCAATTTCAGGAGCAATCTTCGCAATGTTAACTTGGAAAACGTTAACTAAATAA
- a CDS encoding putative HTH-type transcriptional regulator YqhC (Contains 1 HTH araC/xylS-type DNA-binding domain.): MLINNIPELYINNPTTKPELFVYDFKMTEDTIKTKVNLNMHMFSFLQQGKKHIHFPDTSVLVNDKQSILVKKGNCLWSELLDKEDIYYCKLFFFSEQLLREFLTKHIKNRVSPQNKPSYFVIENDSYITSYLDSLSIITTNSKTFNNNILSVKFEELLIYLINKYGTDFENYLLSLITSESSSFKKNIEQNVHSTLSLEEIAFICNMSLSTFKRHFRKEYNVSPGKWLRDKRLLKAKELLEKGRLKPSEIYLDLGYNNLSSFSIAFKNKFNITPSEV, encoded by the coding sequence ATGTTAATAAATAATATACCTGAATTATATATAAATAATCCTACAACAAAACCTGAACTCTTTGTGTATGATTTTAAAATGACTGAAGATACTATCAAAACAAAGGTCAATTTAAACATGCATATGTTTAGTTTTTTACAACAAGGAAAAAAACATATACATTTTCCAGATACTTCAGTTTTAGTCAACGACAAGCAATCTATACTTGTTAAAAAAGGAAATTGTTTATGGAGTGAACTATTAGATAAAGAAGATATTTATTATTGCAAACTCTTTTTCTTTTCAGAACAACTGTTACGAGAATTTTTAACCAAACATATCAAAAACAGGGTTTCACCACAAAACAAACCTTCATATTTCGTCATTGAAAATGATTCATATATCACCTCTTATCTTGATTCTCTTTCTATAATCACAACAAACTCTAAAACATTCAACAACAATATACTATCAGTAAAATTTGAAGAATTATTAATCTACTTGATTAATAAATACGGAACTGATTTTGAAAACTATTTACTTTCATTAATCACTTCAGAATCTTCATCATTTAAGAAAAATATTGAACAAAATGTTCATTCTACTCTATCACTTGAAGAAATTGCCTTCATATGCAACATGAGTCTTTCTACATTTAAACGCCATTTTAGAAAAGAATATAACGTTTCTCCAGGTAAATGGCTACGTGATAAACGGTTATTAAAAGCAAAGGAATTACTTGAAAAAGGTCGTTTAAAACCATCTGAAATTTATTTAGATTTAGGATATAATAATTTATCCAGCTTTAGTATAGCTTTTAAAAACAAGTTCAATATAACACCTTCAGAAGTATAA
- a CDS encoding putative 15.0 kDa protein in dhaT-dhaS intergenic region (Belongs to the GlcG family.) → MNITLEQAEKIIAAAKSRSVAIDTKMNIAIVDAGANLVAFARMDGAWLGSLDISIKKAKTARFFDMNTGVIGELSQPGGSLYNIEHSNNGLITFPGGVPIKDNAGNVIGAIGVSGSTVENDHDVAEAGVNAL, encoded by the coding sequence ATGAATATTACATTAGAACAAGCAGAAAAAATTATTGCTGCAGCAAAATCTAGATCAGTTGCAATCGATACTAAAATGAATATTGCTATTGTAGATGCTGGCGCAAACTTAGTAGCTTTCGCACGTATGGATGGAGCTTGGTTAGGATCTTTAGATATTTCTATTAAAAAAGCAAAAACAGCACGCTTCTTTGACATGAATACAGGTGTAATTGGAGAATTATCTCAACCTGGAGGTTCTTTATATAACATTGAACATTCAAACAACGGTTTAATAACATTTCCGGGAGGAGTACCAATAAAAGACAACGCAGGTAATGTAATCGGAGCAATTGGTGTTAGCGGAAGTACTGTTGAAAACGATCATGACGTAGCAGAAGCAGGAGTTAATGCTTTATAA